The following coding sequences lie in one Methanothermobacter sp. genomic window:
- a CDS encoding heme-binding protein, whose translation MTESPDYEVELEDGDFEIRRYPGYILAQVDVEGNFRDAMLRGFSILADYIFGNNRRREEIPMTSPVTGVKLGEKIPMAAPVTEEKLDDGGVYRISFTMPSSYTLETLPEPSDKRIRFRAEKNQRFAAYKFSGRVNERMVEEKTGEFREWLRKNSIKPRSGFIVAQYNHPAVPGFLRRNEILVKI comes from the coding sequence TTGACTGAGAGTCCAGACTATGAGGTTGAACTGGAGGACGGTGACTTTGAGATAAGGCGCTATCCAGGCTACATACTGGCGCAGGTGGATGTTGAGGGGAACTTCAGGGATGCGATGCTGAGGGGATTTTCCATCCTTGCAGACTACATATTCGGGAATAACAGGCGCAGGGAGGAGATTCCAATGACATCCCCAGTAACTGGAGTCAAACTGGGGGAGAAGATACCAATGGCAGCACCCGTGACAGAGGAGAAACTGGATGATGGGGGAGTCTACAGGATATCGTTTACTATGCCATCATCATACACACTTGAAACACTTCCAGAGCCCAGTGACAAACGTATAAGGTTCAGGGCTGAGAAGAATCAGAGGTTTGCGGCCTATAAATTTTCAGGAAGGGTAAATGAGAGAATGGTGGAGGAAAAAACCGGTGAATTCAGGGAATGGCTCAGAAAAAATTCCATAAAACCCAGATCAGGATTCATAGTTGCCCAGTACAACCATCCTGCAGTCCCTGGTTTCCTGCGGAGGAATGAGATCCTTGTGAAGATATGA
- a CDS encoding zinc dependent phospholipase C family protein: MRSIFIAAVLILVASQIQGTSAWSVKNHHDIAEGVYHAMPSDVQNRLSLDEMKNGADDPDTVFFDFEYHVYPYNLEKARFWLNQGKISYDSGNYSYASYCYGVASHYISDGICGPHTSPGSSRYLHTVYEIRAMMLEPVMGPVPDDPEMEAMKLWSSWVSEGDDSCIAGALDLACSVSCKEIMNSIGS, encoded by the coding sequence ATGAGGTCTATTTTTATAGCTGCGGTCCTGATTCTTGTGGCATCACAGATTCAGGGGACATCGGCCTGGTCTGTAAAGAATCACCATGATATTGCAGAGGGGGTCTACCATGCAATGCCCTCTGATGTTCAAAACCGTCTGAGTCTTGATGAGATGAAGAATGGTGCAGACGACCCTGACACGGTTTTCTTTGATTTTGAATATCATGTATACCCATATAACCTTGAAAAGGCCAGGTTCTGGCTAAATCAGGGTAAGATCAGCTATGATTCAGGTAACTACAGTTATGCCAGCTACTGCTATGGTGTTGCAAGCCACTATATCTCTGATGGCATCTGCGGTCCACACACATCCCCGGGATCCAGCAGGTACCTCCACACGGTCTATGAGATACGTGCAATGATGCTTGAACCTGTAATGGGTCCTGTCCCTGATGACCCTGAAATGGAGGCAATGAAACTCTGGAGTTCCTGGGTTTCCGAGGGTGATGACTCATGCATAGCAGGGGCACTTGACCTGGCATGCAGTGTATCCTGTAAGGAGATCATGAACTCAATAGGGTCCTGA
- a CDS encoding SagB/ThcOx family dehydrogenase, which translates to MNEIERNRYFLKDSVRKRIDFSKTPQSMGVAAPPFEKPWPEDAEMIDLPVLDWAEMVDVNIVSCIRNRKSRRSYTDRPLKLEELSFLLWATQGIRMVAGQSAFRTVPSAGCRHTFETYLAVFNVEGLEVGLYRYIPSVHRLLVEYLDDNLSQRVVEASFNQRFTGESAVTFIWTTVPYRMEWRYGLAAHRVILIDAGHVCQNLYLACEAIGAGTCAVAAYDQEYLDEVLGVDGVDEFAIYMAPVGKV; encoded by the coding sequence ATGAATGAGATTGAAAGAAACCGTTACTTCCTGAAGGACAGTGTAAGGAAGAGGATAGATTTTTCAAAAACACCCCAGAGCATGGGGGTGGCTGCACCACCATTTGAGAAGCCATGGCCAGAGGATGCTGAAATGATTGACCTCCCGGTACTTGACTGGGCCGAAATGGTGGATGTGAATATTGTGAGCTGCATAAGAAACCGTAAGAGCCGCAGGAGTTACACTGACAGGCCCCTGAAACTTGAGGAACTCTCTTTTCTTCTCTGGGCCACCCAGGGGATAAGGATGGTTGCAGGGCAGAGCGCCTTCCGCACAGTCCCCTCAGCCGGCTGCAGGCACACCTTTGAAACCTACCTTGCGGTTTTCAATGTGGAGGGCCTAGAGGTGGGCCTCTACAGGTATATACCATCGGTGCACCGGTTGCTGGTGGAGTACCTTGATGATAACCTCTCCCAGAGGGTAGTGGAGGCGTCCTTCAATCAGCGCTTCACCGGAGAATCCGCTGTGACATTCATCTGGACCACGGTACCATACAGGATGGAGTGGAGGTATGGTCTTGCAGCCCACAGGGTGATACTCATTGACGCAGGTCATGTCTGTCAGAACCTCTACCTTGCCTGTGAGGCTATAGGTGCCGGTACCTGTGCGGTTGCAGCCTATGACCAGGAGTACCTTGATGAGGTGCTGGGGGTTGATGGTGTGGATGAATTCGCCATTTACATGGCGCCGGTTGGAAAGGTTTAA
- a CDS encoding TIGR04165 family Cys-rich peptide: MKMEEFLKECPVCGCRDKVVKRRFMDEHKSRTSMKEIVCERCGHVFETAD, translated from the coding sequence ATGAAGATGGAGGAGTTTTTGAAGGAGTGCCCTGTCTGCGGCTGCAGGGACAAGGTTGTTAAGAGAAGATTCATGGATGAGCACAAGTCAAGGACGTCCATGAAGGAAATCGTCTGTGAAAGGTGTGGCCATGTCTTTGAAACCGCTGATTAG
- a CDS encoding ATP phosphoribosyltransferase, whose translation MKIVLGLPKGSLNNVNRGNTYRLFKDAGYEVKGYEPGREENEIEITNDPEIKAYLTRPQSAPVELNREMLDIAIIGEDWVREESINSGDESIKKIGDLDYGQTRLIVALPRDEPYISLEDFFLKNADRKTPILCFTEYPNLTRDFFMKNPGYRKLFGDSRPVVQIRGLRDGDNEMVQIINSDGATEVYIAKGADLIVDNTQTGSSLRKAGLKIIDTIMESSAGLYAGPSCTGEKLEKAEMIFKQLYGATKARNYFDVKFNIANHRAEDVVEFLMKMEYCSDEPTVVAGREFSQINVLIDKRRFPEMLEEIKGFGASAIVRENVKQYIR comes from the coding sequence ATGAAGATAGTTCTGGGATTACCCAAGGGTAGTTTGAACAATGTTAACCGTGGAAACACCTACAGGCTCTTCAAGGACGCCGGTTATGAGGTTAAGGGCTACGAACCTGGACGTGAAGAAAACGAAATAGAGATCACCAACGATCCGGAGATAAAGGCTTACCTCACAAGGCCCCAGAGTGCCCCGGTGGAGCTCAACCGTGAAATGCTTGATATTGCAATAATCGGCGAGGACTGGGTGCGTGAGGAATCCATAAACAGTGGCGATGAATCCATAAAAAAGATAGGGGACCTTGATTACGGTCAGACAAGGCTTATAGTTGCACTTCCCAGAGATGAACCCTACATCTCCCTGGAGGACTTCTTCCTGAAAAATGCTGATAGGAAAACCCCCATACTATGTTTCACAGAGTATCCCAACCTCACAAGGGACTTTTTCATGAAGAATCCCGGCTACAGGAAACTCTTCGGTGACTCAAGACCCGTGGTGCAGATAAGGGGCCTCAGGGATGGCGACAATGAGATGGTCCAGATAATAAACTCTGATGGCGCAACCGAGGTTTACATCGCCAAGGGTGCAGACCTGATAGTGGACAACACCCAGACAGGGAGCAGTCTTAGAAAGGCTGGACTCAAGATAATTGACACCATAATGGAATCAAGCGCAGGGCTCTATGCGGGACCATCATGCACCGGTGAAAAACTTGAAAAGGCTGAGATGATATTCAAACAGCTCTACGGTGCCACCAAGGCCAGGAACTACTTTGATGTTAAGTTCAACATAGCAAACCACAGGGCAGAGGATGTGGTTGAGTTCCTCATGAAGATGGAGTACTGCTCAGATGAGCCAACCGTTGTTGCAGGCCGGGAATTTTCACAGATCAACGTCCTCATAGATAAAAGGAGATTCCCTGAAATGCTTGAAGAGATAAAGGGCTTCGGAGCATCAGCAATAGTACGGGAAAACGTGAAACAGTATATAAGATAG
- a CDS encoding nitroreductase family protein produces the protein MEVLEAIKTRRSIRKYTKRDVPDEMIHKILEAAMCGPSAVDQRPWHFIVVKNRDMLEKIPEVHPYGAMVKDAPVAIIVCCDTSLEKFPGFWVQDCSIASQNILLAAHSLGLGAVWTGVYPLEDRVEGIRRLFQIPDHVIPFSVIPIGYPAEDPGTRDLFDPERIHIEKW, from the coding sequence ATGGAAGTCCTCGAAGCAATTAAAACAAGACGAAGCATAAGGAAATACACCAAGAGAGACGTGCCAGATGAAATGATCCATAAGATACTGGAGGCGGCCATGTGCGGACCATCAGCTGTTGACCAGAGACCCTGGCACTTCATAGTGGTGAAAAACAGGGATATGCTTGAGAAGATACCGGAGGTGCATCCCTACGGGGCAATGGTAAAGGATGCCCCCGTTGCAATTATAGTATGCTGTGACACCAGCCTTGAAAAATTCCCTGGATTCTGGGTGCAGGACTGCTCCATTGCTTCACAGAATATACTGCTTGCAGCCCACTCCCTTGGTCTTGGTGCGGTCTGGACAGGCGTATACCCCCTTGAAGACCGTGTTGAGGGTATAAGAAGGCTGTTCCAGATTCCAGACCACGTTATACCCTTCTCAGTTATACCCATAGGTTACCCTGCGGAGGATCCAGGGACAAGGGATCTGTTTGACCCTGAAAGGATACATATTGAAAAATGGTGA
- a CDS encoding B12-binding domain-containing protein gives MGINVSRESLVSAVYDDLKGKGLVSPEDMELCIQDINYHLDYLEEAIRNSSPELFEDYVLWADVLLRNLGLPEECLRGSLKSIEKVMLEILDDETASLASSYISGSLRKLEMEHKPPSYIRDQPLRDLAEKYLELVLNTEAKKARDLIISSLNSGVNVEDIYLHVFEPVQHEIGRLWQTSQISVAHEHYAMSVTQMIMSELYPYIYQASERKNLRLVAACVNNELHEIGIRMVSDFFEINGWDSVYLGASTPPEDFRKIVDELKPDLVAVSATMTFNVGHVRSLMKLLGELDDSPPVMVGGYPFNVDTELWRKVGADLHAASASSAVRVAEEFLKTE, from the coding sequence ATGGGGATCAATGTTTCAAGGGAATCCCTTGTATCAGCCGTATATGACGATCTTAAGGGGAAAGGGCTCGTAAGTCCTGAGGATATGGAGCTCTGCATACAGGACATAAATTACCATCTGGACTACCTGGAGGAGGCCATCAGAAATTCAAGTCCAGAACTCTTTGAGGACTATGTCCTCTGGGCCGATGTCCTTCTGAGGAACCTTGGGCTCCCTGAAGAGTGCCTCAGGGGTTCGCTTAAAAGTATAGAAAAGGTTATGCTGGAAATTTTAGATGATGAAACCGCTTCCCTTGCTTCCAGTTACATCTCAGGTTCCCTCAGGAAACTTGAAATGGAACATAAACCACCAAGCTACATCAGGGATCAGCCCCTGAGGGACCTTGCAGAGAAGTACCTTGAACTTGTTCTGAATACAGAGGCAAAAAAGGCCCGGGACCTCATAATCTCATCCCTGAACTCCGGTGTGAATGTTGAGGACATATACCTCCATGTTTTTGAGCCTGTCCAGCATGAAATCGGCAGGCTATGGCAGACCAGCCAGATATCGGTTGCCCATGAACACTATGCAATGTCAGTTACGCAGATGATAATGTCAGAACTCTACCCGTACATATACCAGGCATCAGAGCGGAAGAACCTCAGGCTTGTTGCTGCATGCGTTAACAATGAGCTGCATGAGATAGGAATAAGGATGGTCAGTGATTTCTTTGAAATCAATGGCTGGGATTCTGTTTACCTGGGGGCAAGCACACCGCCAGAGGATTTCAGGAAGATCGTGGACGAACTGAAGCCGGACCTTGTTGCTGTATCAGCCACCATGACCTTCAACGTTGGACATGTGAGAAGTCTCATGAAACTGCTTGGGGAACTGGATGATTCTCCCCCTGTAATGGTGGGCGGCTACCCATTCAATGTGGACACTGAACTCTGGAGGAAGGTCGGAGCCGATCTGCACGCCGCCAGTGCCTCCAGCGCCGTGAGGGTGGCTGAAGAATTCCTGAAAACAGAATAG
- a CDS encoding TIGR04083 family peptide-modifying radical SAM enzyme — MAFHVMIIPSMNCPSDCSYCWGVDRDSKVMDTETVREMVSWLRDFRREPATFTFHGGEPLLAGYEFYRKTLQLISTELDFLKPAFAIQTNLWLMTDELAELFAEYSIPIGSSLDGPREINDHQRGDGYFDKTMKGYEIARRHGLKVSFISTFTSYSIRRKEDIFEFFLENKMNMKLHPALPSLKSPDPEEWAITAEEYGDLLLYLLERYLEHFGEIEIQNIDHFAKSAFLRRGVVCTHADCVGNTFAVDPYGDIYPCYRFVGMKDYTMGNVSDRPSMEDLNESDALRSLYEWRKMVDDECGDCEFYRYCLGGCPYNSITVENGVRRIDGVDHQCQAYRMIFTEINRRANREFLESGILGGQKKESKPGVLDIMMK, encoded by the coding sequence ATGGCATTCCATGTTATGATCATCCCCTCAATGAACTGTCCCTCCGACTGCAGCTACTGCTGGGGCGTTGACCGGGACTCCAAGGTGATGGACACTGAAACAGTGAGGGAAATGGTTTCGTGGCTGAGGGATTTCAGAAGAGAACCAGCCACCTTCACCTTCCATGGGGGAGAACCTCTCCTTGCAGGCTACGAATTTTACAGGAAAACCCTGCAGCTGATATCCACTGAACTCGATTTTCTAAAGCCCGCATTTGCCATCCAGACAAACCTGTGGCTCATGACCGACGAACTCGCGGAGCTCTTTGCAGAGTACAGCATACCCATCGGCTCAAGCCTTGATGGTCCGCGGGAGATAAATGATCACCAGAGGGGTGATGGTTACTTCGATAAAACCATGAAGGGGTATGAGATAGCCAGGAGGCACGGTCTGAAGGTGAGCTTCATAAGCACATTCACCTCCTACTCCATAAGGAGAAAGGAGGATATATTCGAGTTCTTCCTTGAAAATAAGATGAACATGAAGCTCCACCCGGCCCTCCCCTCCCTCAAGAGCCCTGACCCTGAGGAGTGGGCCATAACCGCAGAGGAGTACGGGGATCTCCTCCTCTACCTCCTTGAGAGGTACCTTGAGCACTTCGGTGAAATCGAGATACAGAACATTGACCACTTTGCAAAGAGCGCGTTCCTCCGGAGGGGTGTTGTGTGCACACACGCGGACTGTGTGGGTAATACCTTTGCAGTTGACCCCTACGGGGACATATACCCCTGTTATCGCTTCGTGGGCATGAAGGATTACACAATGGGTAACGTATCTGATAGGCCCAGCATGGAGGATCTCAATGAAAGTGATGCCCTCAGGTCCCTCTATGAGTGGAGAAAAATGGTTGATGATGAATGCGGTGACTGTGAATTCTACAGATACTGCCTTGGTGGCTGCCCATACAATTCCATAACAGTGGAGAATGGAGTGCGGAGGATAGATGGTGTGGACCATCAGTGCCAGGCCTACAGGATGATCTTCACTGAGATCAACAGGAGGGCCAACAGGGAGTTTCTTGAATCTGGAATCCTCGGAGGGCAGAAGAAGGAATCAAAACCAGGCGTGCTGGATATAATGATGAAATAG
- a CDS encoding NUDIX domain-containing protein, whose product MVGSVYILAVRAFIEDDNGRVLIIKRSENSKTNPSTWELPGGKVGTGESLEEALKREVREETDLEITPGEVMGVVEQKFPIINAVHIIIRCKASGNVKLSHEHEGFAWVEPAGLSKYRLADWLADFVKDIKVERKSEGSGFRNILGFIRRH is encoded by the coding sequence ATGGTGGGAAGTGTTTATATACTGGCTGTTAGGGCATTCATTGAGGATGATAACGGAAGGGTTCTCATAATCAAAAGATCTGAAAATTCAAAGACCAACCCATCCACATGGGAGCTTCCCGGTGGAAAGGTGGGTACCGGCGAGTCCCTTGAGGAGGCCCTCAAAAGGGAGGTCAGGGAGGAAACAGACCTTGAAATCACCCCCGGTGAGGTTATGGGGGTTGTTGAACAGAAGTTCCCTATAATAAACGCTGTTCATATAATAATCAGGTGCAAAGCCTCGGGTAATGTGAAGCTGAGCCACGAACATGAGGGCTTTGCGTGGGTTGAACCGGCTGGTCTTTCGAAATACAGACTTGCAGACTGGCTCGCGGACTTTGTGAAGGATATAAAGGTAGAAAGAAAAAGTGAAGGGTCAGGTTTCAGAAATATTCTTGGATTCATAAGAAGGCACTGA
- a CDS encoding histidine kinase dimerization/phosphoacceptor domain -containing protein, whose protein sequence is MIKIYRLVDTELPETPEMGPSAGGDVKEELFDELTRLNNQLSAARRELLKKNLELERALKEKEMLLREINHRVKNNLMIISSILNIQSRYVKDRDDLMLFREAQSKARAMAMLHERLYTSGKHQRVDFGEYLRGLVRDLYQTFLSDPGRIALETDKMKLNSI, encoded by the coding sequence ATGATAAAAATCTACCGCCTTGTTGATACTGAGCTGCCTGAAACACCAGAAATGGGTCCATCTGCTGGTGGGGATGTAAAGGAAGAACTTTTTGATGAACTCACAAGGCTAAACAACCAGCTCTCTGCAGCCAGAAGAGAACTTCTAAAGAAGAACCTGGAACTTGAGAGAGCCCTCAAGGAGAAGGAGATGCTCCTCCGGGAGATAAATCACAGGGTCAAAAACAACCTCATGATAATCTCAAGCATCCTCAATATCCAGTCAAGGTATGTGAAGGATAGGGATGATCTCATGCTCTTCAGGGAGGCCCAGTCAAAGGCCAGGGCAATGGCCATGCTTCATGAGCGGCTTTACACCTCAGGTAAACACCAGAGGGTGGACTTCGGCGAATACCTGAGGGGACTTGTGAGGGACCTCTACCAGACATTCCTATCGGATCCAGGCCGCATAGCCCTTGAGACAGATAAGATGAAGCTGAACTCGATATAA
- a CDS encoding pseudomurein-binding repeat-containing protein yields MRLKGIILFMTALVLFSVNISGAAAVDIFLTSDCITGNCSSDIENLNLIKSCIENESEHNVTVDPKAPKPGEGCRAINCTPQGGVAVYLAASCPGAMREVAKLAATTSKGVIFVNTGRLNLKNTYMLRRAWDDNFSTKYFAGIRYPYSFLTSAGVRIIQPNIDCPGASWEEKCRFIASEIMRILNQSPGMIQKNGRFYNSKLIAYHSIDPAVMARVADGIHTDLKNGRKLKRTYNGYRPETFLLMVTDYMNGPIRYLKVRGPSNPGVKSTFHGYLSRTQYRKLAADVNRYMRRYLRAPNYIRFENGIIGYRDLLRMYSGITRTHTSSEKMQLPSSVKI; encoded by the coding sequence TTGCGATTAAAGGGAATTATACTGTTCATGACAGCCCTTGTCCTTTTTTCAGTGAATATCAGTGGTGCTGCGGCAGTTGATATATTCCTCACCTCAGACTGCATAACAGGCAACTGCTCCTCTGACATTGAAAACCTCAACCTCATCAAGAGCTGCATTGAAAACGAAAGCGAACACAATGTTACAGTGGACCCCAAAGCCCCGAAACCTGGTGAGGGTTGCCGTGCAATAAACTGCACTCCTCAGGGAGGAGTAGCGGTTTACCTTGCAGCCTCCTGCCCGGGGGCAATGAGGGAAGTCGCTAAACTTGCAGCAACCACATCCAAGGGTGTTATATTTGTAAACACCGGGAGACTCAACCTCAAAAATACCTACATGCTTAGGAGGGCATGGGACGATAACTTCTCCACAAAGTACTTTGCAGGTATAAGGTATCCCTACAGTTTCCTCACCTCCGCAGGTGTCAGGATCATACAACCAAACATTGACTGTCCAGGTGCCTCCTGGGAGGAGAAGTGCCGGTTCATAGCATCGGAGATCATGAGAATTCTGAATCAAAGCCCAGGGATGATTCAGAAGAATGGAAGATTCTACAACAGCAAACTCATAGCCTACCACAGCATTGACCCTGCAGTGATGGCCCGTGTGGCTGATGGAATACACACTGACCTGAAAAACGGCAGAAAACTCAAAAGGACCTACAATGGTTACAGACCAGAGACATTCCTTCTCATGGTAACAGACTACATGAACGGGCCCATAAGATACCTGAAGGTAAGGGGACCCTCAAATCCCGGTGTTAAGAGCACATTCCATGGTTACCTCTCAAGGACCCAATACCGGAAACTTGCAGCCGATGTCAACAGATACATGAGAAGGTACCTGAGGGCACCAAACTATATACGATTTGAAAATGGGATAATAGGCTACAGGGACCTCCTCAGAATGTACTCAGGGATTACAAGGACCCATACATCCAGTGAAAAAATGCAGCTACCATCATCCGTGAAAATCTAA
- a CDS encoding CBS domain-containing protein, with protein MLTSVQKEILQTLINLYRNSNGKSIKGEEIAAIMNRNPGTIRNQMQSLRSLGLVKGVPGPRGGYKPTIKAYHQLNISSSGRETAVPIYRGGERIDDLSVAKIEFTSIPDPGECEAAIKLVGSIRKLDLGDRVRIGPTPVNKLIVDGVVVGRDDMDNIILLDTTAIRSIPKRTVEEVATRELVTLPPDISVKDAAVKLSSLGIEGAPIVEDDEVKGIVTLSDITASIAEGTENLPVSEIMSKNIITVKPEMMISDAIEIMNKHNIGRLIVTDSEGKLSGIITRTDILDSIAGLD; from the coding sequence ATGCTTACCTCTGTTCAGAAGGAAATACTCCAGACACTCATCAACCTCTACAGGAATTCAAACGGCAAATCCATTAAGGGTGAGGAGATAGCAGCCATAATGAACCGCAATCCGGGCACAATAAGAAACCAGATGCAGTCCCTTCGCAGCCTGGGACTTGTGAAGGGCGTTCCCGGACCTCGCGGGGGATACAAGCCAACCATAAAGGCCTACCATCAGCTGAACATATCATCAAGTGGTAGGGAAACTGCCGTCCCCATCTACAGGGGCGGTGAGAGAATCGACGACCTTTCGGTTGCAAAGATAGAGTTCACAAGCATCCCTGACCCGGGGGAGTGTGAGGCTGCAATAAAACTGGTTGGCAGCATAAGGAAACTTGATCTGGGCGATAGAGTGCGCATAGGCCCAACACCTGTTAACAAACTCATTGTTGACGGGGTTGTAGTGGGGAGGGATGATATGGATAACATAATCCTCCTTGACACCACCGCCATAAGGAGCATACCCAAGAGGACGGTTGAGGAGGTTGCAACCCGTGAACTTGTGACACTCCCCCCTGATATAAGTGTGAAGGATGCCGCGGTTAAACTATCGTCACTGGGAATCGAGGGGGCCCCGATAGTGGAGGACGATGAGGTGAAGGGCATAGTTACCCTCAGTGACATAACAGCATCCATAGCAGAGGGTACCGAGAACCTCCCTGTCTCAGAGATCATGTCAAAGAATATAATAACGGTTAAACCTGAAATGATGATATCTGATGCAATAGAAATCATGAACAAACACAATATAGGGAGACTGATCGTTACAGACAGTGAGGGTAAACTTTCAGGTATAATAACCCGTACAGATATCCTTGACAGTATAGCGGGTCTCGATTGA
- a CDS encoding TIGR04165 family Cys-rich peptide yields MRVEDLKKPCPECGEVDKDVSTVKYPQNKEKLKEASIPEDQEIVGAIKCSKCGYVFEYCEGGKCSIEVKKVSID; encoded by the coding sequence ATGAGGGTTGAAGATTTAAAAAAGCCATGTCCTGAGTGCGGTGAAGTGGATAAGGACGTCTCAACGGTTAAATACCCCCAGAATAAGGAAAAACTGAAAGAGGCAAGCATACCTGAGGACCAGGAGATAGTTGGGGCCATAAAGTGCAGTAAATGTGGATACGTATTTGAGTACTGTGAAGGAGGAAAGTGCAGCATAGAGGTTAAGAAGGTTTCAATTGATTAG